The genomic interval AGGAGATGCTGCCGGTCGTGGACAAGCCGGCGATCCAGTACGTCGTGGAGGAGGCCGCCGCCGCGGGGCTGAACGACGTCCTGATGATCACCGGGCGCAACAAGCGCGCGCTGGAGGACCACTTCGACCGGAACTACGAGCTGGAGTCGGCGCTGACCCGCAAGGGCGACGCCGAGCGGCTGGTCCGGGTCCAGGAGTCGAGCGAGCTCGCGACCATGCACTACGTCCGCCAGGGCGACCCGCGCGGCCTCGGCCACGCCGTCCTGTGCGCGGAGCCCCATGTGGGCGACGAGCCCTTCGCGGTGCTCCTGGGCGACGACCTGATCGACCCGCGCGACCCGCTGCTGACCCGGATGACCGGGATCCAGGAGCGCGAGGGCGGCAGCGTCGTCGCGCTGATGGAGGTGGCGCCCGAACAGAGCCACCTCTACGGCTGCGCGGCGGTGGAGCCCACCGCCGAGGACGGCATCGTCCGGGTCACCGGCCTGGTCGAGAAGCCGGAGCCGGGCGACGCGCCCAGCAACCTCGCGGTCATCGGCCGCTATGTCCTGGACCCCGCCGTCTTCGCCGTACTGCGCGAGACCGAGCCGGGCCGGGGCGGCGAGATCCAGCTGACCGACGCGCTCCAGCAGCTCGCCGCCGACGAGAAGCTCGGCGGCCCGGTGCACGGCGTGGTCTTCCGGGGCCGGCGCTACGACACCGGCGACCGCGGCGACTATCTGCGGGCCATCGTCCGCCTCGCCTGCGAGCGCGAGGACCTGGGCCCCGACTTCCGTACCTGGCTGCGTGACTACGTGGCCTCGGAACTCTGACCCGCCCGCCGGGCCCCGCACCCCTGATCCGAGACACCCGCACCACCGCACCGAGGAGAACCCCATGATCGGCATGATTCTGGCCGCCGGCGCCGGCCGCCGTCTGCGCCCCTACACCGACACGCTGCCCAAGGCGCTCGTGCCCGTCGGCCCCGAGGGCGACGAGGAGAGCCTGACCGTCGTCGACCTGACGCTCGGCAACTTCGCCGAGGTCGGCCTGACCGAGGTCGCGATCATCGTGGGCTACCGCAAGGAGGCCCTGTACGAGCGCAAGGCGGCGCTGGAGGCCAAGTACGGCGTCAGCATCACGCTGATCGACAACGACAAGGCCGAGGAGTGGAACAACGCCTACTCCCTGTGGTGCGGCCGGGACGCCCTCAAGAACGGCGTCATCCTCGCCAACGGCGACACCGTGCACCCGGTCTCCGTCGAGAAGACCCTGCTGGCCGCCCGCGGCGACGGCAAGAAGATCATCCTCGCGCTCGACACCGTGAAGTCCCTCGCCGACGAGGAGATGAAGGTCGTCGTGGAGGACGGCAAGGGCGTGCGGCGGATCACCAAGCTGATGGACCCGGCCGAGGCCACCGGTGAGTACATCGGCGTCACCCTCATCGAGGGCGAGGCGGCCGAGGAGCTGGCCGACGCGCTGAAGACCACCTTCGAGCGCGACCCGGACCTCTACTACGAGGACGGCTACCAGGAGCTCGTCAACCGCGGCTTCAAGGTCGACGTGGAGCCGATCGGCGACGTCAAGTGGGTCGAGATCGACAACCACGACGACCTCGCCAAGGGCAGGAAGATCGCGTGCCAGTACTGACCCGGCTGATACCCGCGCCGGTCGTCGTCGACATCCGGGCCGGGGCCCTCGCTGATCTGGCGGGCGTCCTCGCCGACCAGCGGATCTCCGGCTCCGGCAAGCTGGCGGTCGCGATCAGCGGGGGTTCCGGCCGGGCCCTGCGGGACCGGCTCTCGGACAGCCTGCCGGGCGCCTCCTGGTTCGAGGTGGGCGGCGGCACCCTGAACGACGCCGTGAAGCTCGCCGAGGCCATGAAGTCCGGGCGCTACGACGCCGTGGTCGGGCTCGGCGGCGGCAAGATCATCGACTGCGCCAAGTTCGCCGCGGCGCGCGTCGGGCTGCCCCTGGTCGCCGTGGCGACGAACCTGTCGCACGACGGGCTCTGCTCCCCGGTCGCGACGCTGGACAACGACGCGGGCCGGGGCTCGTACGGCGTGCCGAACCCGATCGCCGTGGTCATCGACCTCGACGTCATCCGGGAGGCCCCCGTCCGCTTCGTGCGGTCCGGGATCGGGGACGCGCTGTCCAACATCTCGGCCGTCGCCGACTGGGAGCTGGCCCACCGGGTCAACGGCGAGGACATCGACGGCCTGGCCGCCGCGATGGCCCGGCAGGCCGGCGAGGCCGTGCTGCGCCACCCGGGCGGCCTGGGCGACGACGCGTTCCTCCAGGTGCTCGCGGAGGGCCTGGTGCTCACCGGGATCTCGATGTCGGT from Streptomyces drozdowiczii carries:
- a CDS encoding iron-containing alcohol dehydrogenase family protein — protein: MPVLTRLIPAPVVVDIRAGALADLAGVLADQRISGSGKLAVAISGGSGRALRDRLSDSLPGASWFEVGGGTLNDAVKLAEAMKSGRYDAVVGLGGGKIIDCAKFAAARVGLPLVAVATNLSHDGLCSPVATLDNDAGRGSYGVPNPIAVVIDLDVIREAPVRFVRSGIGDALSNISAVADWELAHRVNGEDIDGLAAAMARQAGEAVLRHPGGLGDDAFLQVLAEGLVLTGISMSVAGDSRPASGACHEINHAFDLLFPQRAASHGEQCGLGAAFAMHLRGAVQESVRMTQVLRRHGLPVTAEDMGFDVDEFVRVVAFAPKTRPGRYTILEHLNLSEDGIRDAYAEYVRSAAV
- a CDS encoding sugar phosphate nucleotidyltransferase, producing MIGMILAAGAGRRLRPYTDTLPKALVPVGPEGDEESLTVVDLTLGNFAEVGLTEVAIIVGYRKEALYERKAALEAKYGVSITLIDNDKAEEWNNAYSLWCGRDALKNGVILANGDTVHPVSVEKTLLAARGDGKKIILALDTVKSLADEEMKVVVEDGKGVRRITKLMDPAEATGEYIGVTLIEGEAAEELADALKTTFERDPDLYYEDGYQELVNRGFKVDVEPIGDVKWVEIDNHDDLAKGRKIACQY
- the galU gene encoding UTP--glucose-1-phosphate uridylyltransferase GalU, with amino-acid sequence MRKIQKAVIPAAGLGTRFLPATKATPKEMLPVVDKPAIQYVVEEAAAAGLNDVLMITGRNKRALEDHFDRNYELESALTRKGDAERLVRVQESSELATMHYVRQGDPRGLGHAVLCAEPHVGDEPFAVLLGDDLIDPRDPLLTRMTGIQEREGGSVVALMEVAPEQSHLYGCAAVEPTAEDGIVRVTGLVEKPEPGDAPSNLAVIGRYVLDPAVFAVLRETEPGRGGEIQLTDALQQLAADEKLGGPVHGVVFRGRRYDTGDRGDYLRAIVRLACEREDLGPDFRTWLRDYVASEL